A genomic segment from Myxococcota bacterium encodes:
- a CDS encoding DegT/DnrJ/EryC1/StrS family aminotransferase has translation MTDAAPIPLVDLHWQHREVAAEVEAGIARVVASGAFVLGPDVASFEERFAAHAGAAHCIGVANGTDALELALRAQGVGAGDEVIVPVNTFVASALAVVRAGAVPVFVDCDERFAQVDAAQVEAAIGPRTRALLPVHLYGQMAPIAPLRAIAERHGLVLVEDAAQSQGARQRTDGREWRAGSAGDAAGTSFYPGKNLGAWGDAGAVLTNDDATAARVRALRNYGSERKYHHPVAGFNSRLDTIQAVVLAAKLARLDAWNALRREAAARYDALLAGDERVVLPATAPGNEHVWHLYVVRVPRRDAVLEALHARGIGAGIHYPFPLHRTGAFEASARPGAFPVAERMAGELLSLPLFPGIAEAQQERVATALREALDARS, from the coding sequence GTGACGGACGCCGCGCCGATCCCGCTCGTCGACCTCCACTGGCAGCACCGCGAGGTGGCCGCCGAGGTGGAGGCCGGGATCGCGCGCGTCGTCGCGAGCGGCGCCTTCGTCCTCGGGCCCGACGTCGCCTCCTTCGAGGAGCGCTTCGCGGCCCACGCGGGTGCCGCGCACTGCATCGGCGTCGCCAACGGCACCGACGCGCTCGAGCTCGCGCTGCGCGCGCAGGGCGTCGGTGCGGGCGACGAGGTGATCGTGCCCGTCAACACGTTCGTCGCGAGCGCGCTCGCCGTCGTGCGCGCGGGCGCCGTGCCCGTGTTCGTCGACTGCGACGAGCGCTTCGCGCAGGTCGACGCCGCGCAGGTCGAGGCCGCGATCGGCCCGCGCACGCGCGCGCTCCTCCCCGTGCACCTCTACGGGCAGATGGCGCCGATCGCACCGCTGCGCGCGATCGCGGAGCGACACGGCCTCGTGCTCGTCGAGGACGCGGCGCAGTCGCAGGGCGCGCGACAACGCACGGACGGCCGCGAGTGGCGCGCGGGAAGCGCGGGCGACGCGGCGGGCACGAGCTTCTACCCGGGCAAGAACCTCGGCGCCTGGGGCGACGCGGGCGCCGTCCTCACGAACGACGACGCGACGGCCGCGCGCGTGCGAGCCCTCCGCAACTACGGGAGCGAGCGCAAGTACCACCACCCCGTCGCGGGCTTCAACTCGCGTCTCGACACGATCCAGGCCGTCGTGCTCGCGGCCAAGCTCGCGCGGCTCGACGCGTGGAACGCGCTGCGCCGCGAGGCCGCGGCCCGCTACGACGCGCTGCTCGCGGGCGACGAGCGCGTCGTGCTCCCCGCGACGGCGCCCGGCAACGAGCACGTCTGGCACCTGTACGTCGTGCGCGTGCCGCGCCGCGACGCGGTGCTCGAGGCGCTCCACGCGCGCGGCATCGGCGCGGGCATCCACTACCCGTTCCCGCTGCACCGCACGGGCGCGTTCGAGGCGAGCGCGCGGCCGGGCGCGTTCCCCGTCGCCGAGCGCATGGCGGGCGAGCTGCTGTCGCTGCCGCTCTTCCCGGGCATCGCGGAGGCGCAGCAGGAGCGCGTCGCGACCGCGCTTCGCGAGGCGCTCGACGCGCGCAGCTGA
- a CDS encoding Gfo/Idh/MocA family oxidoreductase, protein MKRIAVVGAGHWGPNLIRNFHDKQRSVVARVVDRDAARTAQVAARFPDIAVSTDAEDVFADGDVDAVVVATPTVTHYALVKRALEAGKHVLVEKPIATSTAEADELVALAEARGRVLLVGHVFLYNGAVRRVKRYLDAGELGRVYYVSMVRTNLGPIRADVNAAWDLAAHDVSIVNYWLDADPIAVSSVGGSWINAHVEDAVFATLRYPNDVLVNLHTSWLNPRKNRDITVVGDRKMLTFDDLDLNEPIRLYDKYVSDEETKVGFVDTFATFRASVRDGDITIPKVALGEPLKSECDEFLDCIERGARPTSDGRVGARVVRVLEALTRSIRAAGREERVAP, encoded by the coding sequence GTGAAGCGCATCGCCGTCGTCGGCGCCGGCCACTGGGGCCCGAACCTGATCCGCAACTTCCACGACAAGCAGCGCAGCGTCGTCGCACGCGTCGTCGACCGCGACGCCGCGCGCACGGCGCAGGTCGCCGCCCGCTTCCCCGACATCGCGGTGTCGACCGACGCCGAGGACGTGTTCGCGGACGGCGACGTCGACGCCGTCGTCGTCGCCACGCCGACCGTCACGCACTACGCGCTCGTGAAGCGCGCGCTCGAGGCGGGCAAGCACGTGCTCGTGGAGAAGCCGATCGCGACGAGCACGGCCGAGGCGGACGAGCTCGTCGCGCTCGCCGAGGCGCGCGGCCGCGTCCTGCTCGTCGGACACGTCTTCCTCTACAACGGCGCGGTGCGCCGCGTGAAGCGCTACCTCGACGCCGGCGAGCTCGGCCGCGTGTACTACGTCTCGATGGTGCGCACGAACCTCGGCCCGATCCGCGCCGACGTGAACGCCGCCTGGGACCTCGCGGCCCACGACGTCTCGATCGTCAACTACTGGCTCGACGCCGACCCCATCGCGGTCTCGTCCGTGGGCGGGAGCTGGATCAACGCGCACGTCGAGGACGCCGTCTTCGCCACGCTCCGCTACCCGAACGACGTGCTCGTGAACCTCCACACGTCGTGGCTCAACCCGCGCAAGAACCGCGACATCACCGTCGTCGGCGACCGCAAGATGCTCACGTTCGACGACCTCGACCTGAACGAGCCCATCCGCCTCTACGACAAGTACGTGAGCGACGAGGAGACGAAGGTCGGCTTCGTCGACACGTTCGCGACGTTCCGCGCGAGCGTGCGCGACGGCGACATCACGATTCCGAAGGTGGCGCTCGGCGAGCCGCTCAAGAGCGAGTGCGACGAGTTCCTCGACTGCATCGAGCGCGGCGCGCGCCCGACCTCCGACGGCCGCGTCGGCGCGCGCGTCGTGCGCGTGCTCGAGGCGCTCACGCGCTCGATCCGCGCGGCGGGCCGCGAGGAGCGCGTCGCGCCGTGA
- a CDS encoding glycosyltransferase family 2 protein, whose amino-acid sequence MYRDLSVIAMAPVLDEEAKIGRVVERTPRDVVDEVLVIDDGSTDGSARVARERGANVLDMGSTVGVGAALRAGYRYALERGYDVAVVMAGNDKDAPEEIPRLLDPIADGRADFVQGSRYLQDGARVRRDANFGDMPVYRRIATRVHPLVFSLVARRWVTESTNGFRAVHRRVLEDARIDLDQPWLDEYELEPYLYLKTIRCGFRTAEVPVTKVYPPRALGQTKMKPIVGWWSILRPLVLVGLGLRR is encoded by the coding sequence ATGTACCGCGACCTCTCCGTGATTGCGATGGCGCCCGTGCTCGACGAGGAAGCGAAGATCGGGCGCGTCGTCGAGCGCACGCCGCGCGACGTCGTCGACGAGGTGCTCGTGATCGACGACGGGTCGACGGACGGCTCCGCGCGCGTCGCCCGCGAGCGCGGAGCGAACGTCCTCGACATGGGGTCGACGGTCGGCGTCGGCGCCGCGCTCCGCGCCGGCTATCGCTACGCGCTCGAGCGCGGCTACGACGTCGCGGTCGTGATGGCGGGCAACGACAAGGACGCGCCCGAGGAGATCCCGCGGCTGCTCGACCCGATCGCCGACGGCCGCGCCGACTTCGTGCAGGGCTCGCGCTACCTGCAGGACGGCGCTCGCGTCCGGCGCGACGCGAACTTCGGCGACATGCCGGTCTACCGGCGCATCGCGACGCGCGTGCACCCGCTCGTCTTCTCGCTCGTCGCGCGCCGCTGGGTCACCGAGTCGACGAACGGCTTCCGCGCCGTGCACCGCCGCGTGCTCGAGGACGCGCGCATCGACCTCGACCAGCCCTGGCTCGACGAGTACGAGCTCGAGCCCTACCTGTACCTGAAGACGATCCGCTGCGGCTTCCGGACGGCCGAGGTGCCCGTCACCAAGGTGTATCCGCCGCGCGCGCTCGGGCAGACCAAGATGAAGCCGATCGTCGGGTGGTGGAGCATCCTGCGGCCGCTCGTGCTCGTCGGCCTCGGGCTGCGGAGGTAG
- a CDS encoding methyl-accepting chemotaxis protein, producing MKIGTRIQLGLGAMGALVVLCAGAGYLAVRSLGDSVAFVTGAARDASEGANAATVAVEAQMLEVQRVLRGEAAASRDVIAQHDAVLDGAFDRIVGSGLVDAERVERLVALRTDYRSALAGLFAAFDAYREQSSALADHVEYFVDLGEELEEVGDAAVESIAAEPDRAFSWNGGLRGRWEAADGGMESSIGLLTSLHHLQRLQSGAPPAEVRVALTEALEFQAAAAKGMLATGAFDRPFRDSGVTMADAYRDAQRRYRGLLERNFNAQLVLDASDLVYREAATAFLAGTEDLLASGRAAVEGEIASVGSVVGWSKAIIAGSLVASIAAALLAGVVVLRKTVAPVRRLDDAIREIAEGDGDLTSRLDASSRDELGSVAGWFNRFVAKLDDIFGRFVAGARRIEERVQRISASSERLSKMTSVQATNLAQVAASVEEISAMAGSAATATSEAADLAGTGSKAAGRGRSSMDEMADAMARIRASSEDIGKIMTVIDEIAFQTNLLALNAAVEAARAGSAGKGFAVVAEEVRNLAQRSADAAAQTSERVSESRARVEAGVALSDAVSDALDSIVEVSSKIDALLGQVAEGAREQSVATAEITRSIAEVDRATNANAANAEELAELARDVARDLDHMVELSTQFRVSPVEA from the coding sequence ATGAAGATCGGAACGCGAATCCAGCTCGGGCTGGGCGCGATGGGCGCGCTCGTCGTCCTGTGCGCCGGCGCGGGCTATCTCGCCGTTCGGAGCCTCGGCGACTCGGTCGCCTTCGTGACCGGCGCCGCGCGCGACGCGTCCGAGGGCGCGAACGCCGCCACGGTCGCCGTCGAAGCGCAGATGCTCGAGGTGCAGCGCGTCCTGCGCGGCGAGGCGGCTGCGAGCCGCGACGTCATCGCGCAGCACGACGCGGTCCTCGACGGCGCGTTCGACCGGATCGTCGGCTCCGGGCTCGTCGACGCCGAGCGGGTCGAGCGCCTCGTCGCCCTGCGCACCGACTACCGATCCGCGCTCGCGGGTCTCTTCGCCGCGTTCGACGCCTACCGCGAGCAGAGCTCGGCCCTCGCCGACCACGTCGAGTACTTCGTGGATCTCGGCGAAGAGCTCGAGGAGGTGGGCGACGCCGCGGTCGAGTCGATCGCGGCGGAGCCGGATCGCGCGTTCAGCTGGAACGGCGGGCTCCGGGGTCGCTGGGAGGCCGCCGACGGCGGCATGGAGAGCAGCATCGGGCTGCTCACCTCGCTGCATCACCTCCAACGCCTGCAGTCGGGCGCGCCGCCCGCGGAGGTGCGCGTCGCGCTGACCGAGGCGCTCGAGTTCCAGGCGGCGGCCGCGAAGGGCATGCTGGCCACGGGCGCCTTCGATCGCCCCTTCCGCGACTCGGGCGTGACGATGGCGGACGCGTACCGCGACGCGCAGCGCCGCTACCGCGGCCTTCTCGAGCGCAACTTCAACGCGCAGCTCGTCCTCGACGCTTCCGACCTCGTGTACCGCGAGGCCGCCACCGCCTTCCTCGCCGGCACAGAGGACCTGCTCGCGAGCGGCCGCGCGGCCGTCGAGGGCGAGATCGCGAGCGTCGGCAGCGTCGTCGGCTGGTCGAAGGCCATCATCGCGGGCTCGCTCGTGGCGAGCATCGCTGCGGCCCTCCTCGCCGGCGTCGTCGTGCTGCGCAAGACGGTCGCGCCCGTCCGCCGCCTCGACGACGCGATCCGCGAGATCGCCGAGGGCGACGGCGACCTCACGTCGCGACTCGACGCGTCGAGCCGCGACGAGCTCGGCAGCGTCGCGGGATGGTTCAACCGCTTCGTCGCGAAGCTCGACGACATCTTCGGTCGCTTCGTCGCGGGCGCGCGGCGCATCGAGGAGCGCGTCCAGCGCATCTCCGCGTCGAGCGAGCGCCTGTCGAAGATGACGTCGGTGCAGGCGACGAACCTCGCGCAGGTCGCCGCGTCGGTGGAGGAGATCTCCGCGATGGCCGGCAGCGCGGCCACCGCGACGAGCGAGGCGGCCGATCTCGCCGGTACGGGGAGCAAGGCGGCCGGGCGGGGTCGGAGCTCGATGGACGAGATGGCGGATGCGATGGCGCGGATCCGGGCGTCCTCCGAGGACATCGGGAAGATCATGACGGTGATCGACGAGATCGCGTTCCAGACGAACCTGCTGGCCCTCAACGCGGCGGTCGAGGCCGCGCGCGCGGGGAGCGCGGGCAAGGGCTTCGCCGTCGTCGCCGAGGAGGTCCGCAACCTCGCGCAGCGCAGCGCCGACGCCGCGGCCCAGACGTCGGAGCGCGTCTCCGAGTCGCGCGCGCGCGTCGAGGCGGGCGTCGCGCTCAGCGACGCGGTGAGCGACGCACTCGACTCGATCGTCGAGGTGTCGTCGAAGATCGACGCGCTCCTGGGCCAGGTCGCGGAAGGCGCGCGCGAGCAGTCGGTCGCGACCGCCGAGATCACGCGTTCGATCGCCGAGGTGGATCGCGCGACGAACGCGAACGCCGCCAACGCCGAGGAGCTGGCCGAGCTCGCGCGCGACGTCGCACGGGACCTCGATCACATGGTCGAGCTGTCGACGCAGTTCCGGGTGAGCCCGGTCGAGGCATGA